In Risungbinella massiliensis, a single window of DNA contains:
- a CDS encoding LCP family protein has protein sequence MFEKVNQARSERIQQSQKKRKWWVYALVFVLVMAVSITGYAYYNLSKGYDADTRDGQKDIDMKSEPFTILFIGVDQYSSKEEKSRGIRTDVLMLAAVNPKTKSIKLVSIPRDTYVSIPNTDGHKDKINSASFWAQRKDLNPMKNSKEAVQNLLGINVDYYAKINFIGFSKLVDAVGGVDVEVPFDFKIETFGNKTIKFKKGPMHLTGTEALPYVRMRYDDPQNDAGRNARQQDVVSKVVDKLTDPTNITKIPQILKIVGDNISYDIPVSDFVTLANTWKDIPRQNMETIQWDKQRGLLEDYISLNGVSRNFVYKLTEKERTRVSNLLKQQLEIPIDEPTEDSEGSSSSDEEESSSKNSSSSKSSSES, from the coding sequence ATGTTTGAGAAAGTAAACCAAGCCCGCTCTGAGCGTATTCAACAATCTCAGAAGAAGCGTAAATGGTGGGTGTATGCATTAGTCTTCGTACTAGTTATGGCGGTCAGCATCACAGGATATGCTTATTACAATCTCTCCAAAGGCTATGATGCTGATACACGAGATGGGCAAAAGGACATCGACATGAAGTCTGAACCTTTCACGATTCTGTTCATTGGGGTAGACCAATATTCTTCTAAAGAAGAAAAAAGCAGAGGAATCCGTACTGATGTCTTAATGCTAGCTGCGGTCAATCCCAAGACAAAATCGATTAAGCTCGTCAGTATTCCACGTGATACTTATGTGTCCATTCCAAATACAGATGGGCACAAAGATAAAATTAATTCTGCTTCCTTTTGGGCTCAACGAAAAGATCTTAATCCAATGAAAAACTCAAAAGAAGCCGTACAGAACCTCTTGGGGATTAACGTTGATTACTATGCCAAAATCAACTTTATCGGGTTCAGTAAATTGGTAGATGCTGTTGGTGGAGTCGATGTAGAAGTTCCGTTTGACTTTAAGATCGAGACCTTTGGTAACAAAACCATTAAATTCAAAAAAGGGCCTATGCATTTGACAGGAACGGAAGCGCTTCCCTATGTGCGTATGCGTTATGATGACCCTCAAAACGATGCAGGACGGAATGCACGACAACAGGATGTTGTATCCAAGGTAGTAGACAAGCTTACCGATCCAACCAATATCACCAAAATCCCACAGATCTTAAAAATTGTAGGAGATAATATTAGCTATGATATTCCGGTAAGTGATTTTGTGACCCTTGCCAATACATGGAAAGATATTCCTCGCCAAAATATGGAAACCATCCAATGGGACAAACAGCGTGGATTACTGGAGGATTATATTTCGCTAAATGGTGTGTCACGAAACTTCGTTTATAAATTAACGGAAAAAGAACGGACCCGTGTAAGCAATCTATTAAAACAACAATTAGAGATCCCGATTGATGAGCCAACGGAGGATTCCGAAGGTAGCAGTTCTTCTGACGAGGAAGAGAGTAGTTCTAAAAATAGCTCCTCAAGCAAAAGCTCTTCCGAAAGCTAA
- a CDS encoding LCP family protein, protein MTKHKSNEPSSEPRSRSKWWLRISLLFVCLVVGIAGFVGYSIWGAVSKGQVEQRASKHREKEVDIQKDPFTILFMGVDQYSTKEEAQELRTDVLMVVAINPTTHSVKLVSIPRDTLAEIANTDGYKTKINAAAYWGKQKGYDPLENVRETVENFLGGVPIDYYAKINFKGFIDIVNAVGGVNVNVPLNFKIETFGNKVYKFEKGPAHLTGEQALPYVRMRKKDPEGDFGRQKRQQEVISQILDRIVSFNSLTKVQEISNAVGNNLTYTIPTNEFLSFIEIYQETPKQNIESIQIQTTPRRINGGAYEIISKDERLRISQLMKEHLGIEKKSTVGENLEAPSVQEPEGFHQKN, encoded by the coding sequence ATGACAAAACACAAATCAAATGAACCATCTTCGGAACCACGCTCCCGTTCAAAATGGTGGTTGCGAATCTCACTTCTATTCGTTTGCCTTGTAGTCGGAATAGCCGGTTTTGTGGGTTATAGTATATGGGGTGCTGTTTCCAAAGGTCAAGTGGAACAACGAGCTTCAAAGCACCGTGAGAAAGAAGTAGACATCCAAAAAGATCCCTTTACCATTTTATTTATGGGTGTAGATCAATACTCAACTAAAGAAGAAGCACAGGAACTTCGAACAGATGTTTTAATGGTCGTTGCTATTAATCCAACAACCCATTCTGTTAAGTTGGTAAGTATACCTCGAGATACATTAGCTGAAATAGCCAATACGGATGGTTATAAAACCAAGATCAATGCGGCGGCTTACTGGGGAAAACAAAAGGGATATGACCCACTAGAGAACGTGCGTGAGACCGTAGAAAACTTTTTGGGTGGAGTCCCGATTGATTACTATGCCAAAATCAACTTTAAAGGTTTTATCGATATTGTGAATGCTGTCGGTGGTGTCAATGTGAATGTTCCTCTAAACTTTAAAATCGAGACATTCGGTAATAAAGTATATAAATTTGAGAAGGGTCCTGCTCATTTAACAGGAGAACAAGCCCTTCCTTATGTGAGGATGAGAAAGAAAGATCCAGAAGGGGATTTTGGGCGACAGAAACGTCAGCAAGAAGTGATATCCCAGATTTTGGACCGAATCGTTAGTTTTAATTCTTTAACTAAGGTTCAAGAGATCTCCAATGCAGTAGGGAATAATCTAACTTATACCATTCCAACCAATGAATTCCTCTCCTTTATCGAGATTTATCAGGAGACTCCGAAACAAAACATTGAATCCATTCAAATCCAAACTACACCTCGTCGAATAAATGGTGGAGCTTATGAGATCATCAGCAAAGACGAACGATTGCGGATTTCTCAATTGATGAAAGAGCATCTTGGTATTGAGAAAAAGAGTACAGTAGGAGAGAACCTTGAAGCTCCATCTGTACAAGAACCCGAAGGCTTTCATCAAAAGAATTAG
- a CDS encoding YigZ family protein, with amino-acid sequence MVQRYFTVGNNGETEFEINRSRFICRAKRVHSEKEAQEYIQSLQKQHWDATHNCSAYVVTELEQKASDDGEPAGTAGKPILEVLHQKKLLYTVVVVTRYFGGIKLGAGGLIRAYTQGAVEAVKAAGIVEHRLEQELLLHFDYSYMGKIEHELRNTDLGLETPQFAEHVSWGVWVPVGSEKSWIEKTMNWTAGQVKVELGRTEYQEYPVE; translated from the coding sequence ATGGTGCAACGGTATTTTACTGTCGGAAATAATGGAGAAACAGAATTTGAGATTAACCGCTCCCGGTTTATATGTCGGGCTAAACGGGTTCATTCTGAGAAAGAGGCGCAGGAATATATCCAGAGTTTACAAAAACAACATTGGGATGCAACACACAACTGCAGCGCTTATGTTGTCACAGAATTAGAACAGAAAGCATCCGATGATGGAGAGCCTGCTGGTACTGCAGGAAAACCAATATTAGAAGTACTTCATCAGAAAAAGCTACTCTATACTGTAGTTGTGGTAACACGATATTTCGGTGGCATTAAGTTAGGAGCAGGAGGGCTGATACGAGCTTACACACAAGGAGCAGTAGAAGCGGTAAAAGCTGCAGGAATAGTGGAGCATCGTTTAGAACAAGAACTTCTACTACATTTCGATTATTCCTATATGGGGAAAATAGAGCATGAATTACGAAATACTGATCTCGGCTTAGAGACTCCACAATTTGCAGAGCATGTCTCTTGGGGAGTCTGGGTACCAGTTGGATCGGAGAAAAGTTGGATCGAAAAGACCATGAACTGGACTGCAGGTCAAGTAAAGGTAGAGCTTGGTCGAACAGAATATCAGGAATATCCTGTAGAATAA
- a CDS encoding MetQ/NlpA family ABC transporter substrate-binding protein has translation MKKWTISLIGLLLAVVLTACGNQEAKETGTIRVGASQVPHAEILEQVKPILEKQGIKLEVQVFQDYVLPNKAVQEGQLEANFFQHLPWMETTNKERNYNLVKVIGVHIEPMGAYSSKYKNINELPNGAQVALPNGTSELTRVLLLLDQKGLIKLDNRDGDKTLENIQENPKNLQFKLLESAILPRVIKEVDLAIINTNYALQAKLNPVEDALFIEDKESPYVNVLATKKGKETDATIQALAKALNSPEVKKFIEEKYKGAVVPAF, from the coding sequence ATGAAAAAATGGACCATCTCTCTAATCGGGCTACTTTTGGCAGTTGTTTTAACTGCTTGTGGCAATCAGGAAGCAAAAGAAACCGGCACAATTCGTGTTGGTGCATCACAAGTTCCGCACGCTGAGATCTTAGAGCAAGTGAAACCAATCTTAGAAAAACAAGGGATTAAATTAGAAGTTCAAGTATTCCAAGATTATGTATTACCAAACAAGGCAGTACAAGAAGGACAATTAGAGGCGAATTTCTTTCAACATCTTCCTTGGATGGAGACAACCAATAAAGAACGTAATTACAACCTAGTGAAAGTAATTGGTGTGCATATTGAGCCAATGGGAGCTTACTCTTCTAAGTACAAAAATATCAATGAACTGCCGAATGGTGCACAAGTTGCCCTTCCGAATGGTACCAGTGAATTAACCCGTGTTCTATTATTATTGGATCAAAAAGGCCTGATCAAGCTAGATAACCGGGATGGAGACAAAACGCTTGAAAATATTCAAGAGAACCCTAAAAATCTTCAGTTCAAACTATTGGAATCCGCAATCTTGCCTCGTGTTATCAAAGAAGTAGATTTAGCGATTATTAACACGAACTATGCTCTACAAGCAAAGCTAAATCCAGTTGAAGATGCTCTCTTCATTGAAGATAAAGAGTCTCCATATGTAAATGTATTGGCGACGAAAAAAGGAAAAGAGACAGATGCAACAATCCAAGCATTAGCAAAAGCTCTTAACTCACCTGAAGTGAAGAAGTTTATTGAAGAGAAATATAAAGGAGCTGTAGTTCCGGCTTTCTAA
- a CDS encoding methionine ABC transporter permease: MLAEIDTEQLWTATGETLYMVGISGLFTLLLGIPLGVLLVITDKGYFLESKVIQTVLGVVVNIFRAVPFIVLVLFLFPLSELIIGTTLGPTAATIPLIAGAAPFFARMVETAIREIDRGVIEASEAMGASRLTIVRQVLIPEAIPAIISGFTVTLVSLISFSAMAGIVGGGGLGDAAFRFGFQSFNDGMLYACGLLLIVLVQIVQWIGDWISKKMDKRI, translated from the coding sequence TTGTTAGCTGAAATTGATACAGAGCAACTCTGGACAGCTACCGGAGAGACTCTATATATGGTAGGGATTTCGGGGTTATTTACTCTGTTACTAGGGATTCCCTTAGGGGTTTTGCTAGTGATTACCGATAAGGGTTATTTTCTAGAAAGTAAAGTAATCCAAACTGTTCTCGGAGTAGTCGTCAACATTTTCCGGGCAGTCCCTTTTATCGTTTTGGTCTTGTTCTTATTTCCCTTATCCGAATTAATCATTGGGACTACTTTAGGACCTACAGCCGCAACGATTCCCTTGATTGCAGGAGCTGCGCCTTTCTTTGCGCGGATGGTGGAAACGGCGATCCGAGAAATCGATCGCGGCGTAATTGAAGCATCAGAAGCGATGGGAGCAAGTCGATTAACCATTGTTCGACAGGTTCTCATCCCAGAAGCAATACCAGCAATTATCTCTGGTTTTACCGTCACTCTCGTCTCATTGATTAGTTTTTCCGCTATGGCAGGCATTGTAGGTGGTGGCGGTCTAGGGGATGCAGCTTTTCGCTTTGGGTTCCAGTCTTTTAATGATGGAATGTTGTATGCATGTGGGCTTTTGCTCATTGTACTAGTTCAAATAGTTCAATGGATTGGTGATTGGATTTCGAAAAAAATGGACAAACGTATCTAG